In the Desulfovibrio subterraneus genome, AAAAGGGCCTGCTGGAAGAGGGCAAAACGTACACGAATGAAGAACTCTATCAGTTCATCATGGCGTCGGGTTTTTCCACAGCCGAGACGGTGACGGATATTTCCGGGCGTGGCGTGGGCATGGATGCCGTGCTCAACGCGGTGAAGGAACAGTTGAACGGCGAGGTGCGCGTGGACAGCGAACTGGGCAAGGGAACTACCTTTCTCATCTCCATTCCGCTGGCCCGCTCGGTGAACGAAGGTATTGTGGATGCCCTTATAACCCGCGTGGGTACGGAAATCTTCATCATTCCCAGCCGTGACGTGCTCGAAGTGTTTGCGGCGAAAAAGTCGGATACCGTGGAACTGCCGGATGGCTCCAGAGCCGTGAGCGTGCGGGGCGAAACCTTCCCCATCATTCCGTTGGCAGACTATTTCGGCCTGATTGCCCGTCCCAATGCGGACGGCTACCTGCACACCATTGTGGTGCGGGTGGGCGATGCCAGCGCGGCCCTGCTCATAGACGAGGTCATCACCCAGCAACAGGCCGTGGTGACAGGCTTCACCATACCGTTGCAGAGCATCTACCAGATTCCCATCCTCGGGTTCGGTATGCTGGGCGAAACGGATGCCCTTGTGGTGGATGTGGAAAATCTCATAGACCGCCTCAAGGCATCGGACGGAGGGCTTTCCTCCAAGGTACGGAGGGTTTCATGAGTGCCTATCGTTCTCCCGACCGCAAACGGGTCGTCATAGCCGGAGGCGGATTCGCAGGATTGTGGGCAGCCCGTGCCCTTTCCCGCTCGGCTGCGGTGGACGTGCTGGTGCTGGACAGGAACAACTACCACACCTTTTTGCCGCTGCTGTATCAGGTGGCAGCGGCGGAGCTTGAACCGGAGCAGATTTCCTATCCGTTGCGAGGGGTGTTCCGTTCGCTGGACAATGTGGACTTTCGTCTCTGCTGCGTTACCGGAGCGGATTTTCATGCCCGCATCGTGCATACGGACGGGGGCGATGTTCCCTACGATTATCTGCTGCTCGCCATGGGCAGCAATACCGAGTTTTTCGGCGTGCCGGGGGCGGATGAACACGCCTTCCGGCTCAAGTCGCTGGAGCAGGCCATAGGGCTGCGCAACCACATTCTCACACGGTTCGAGATGGCGGCCCATGAGCCGGACCCGGATATCCAGCGGCGCATGCTTACGTTCACGGTTGTGGGCGGCGGCCCTACCGGTGTGGAATATGCCGGAGCGCTGGCAGAACTGATCCGCAACCCCATTGCCAAGGATTTTCCCGACTTCAATACCGGTCAGGCCCGCGTGGTGCTGCTTGAGGCAGGCAGCGGCCTGCTGGCGGGGTATCCTGAAAAGTTACGCCAATACACCTTCCGCCGACTGTCGCGTATGGGGGTGGATGTACGGCTTGAAAGCACGGTTGCCAGCGTGGAGCCGTATCAGGTGCTGCTCAAGGGGGCATCGCCTGTGGCAACGGAAACGGTGGTCTGGTCGGCTGGCATACGGGGCAACAGAACGGCAGACGCCATGAAGCTTCCGCTCGGGCGGGGCAGGCGTGTGACTGTGCTGCCATCGTTGCAAATTGCGGAGCATCCGCATGTGTTCGCAGCGGGAGACCTTGCGCTTCCGTCTTCCGGTGAATCACCCATGATAGCTCCCAATGCCACACAGCAGGGCGCATTGGCGGCGGAGAATATTCTGCGTCATATACGAGGGGAAGAAGTCCGGCCCTTCAAGTATCGCGACAAGGGAGCCATGGCGACCATCGGCAGATCCAGCGCGGTGGTGCGCATAGGTACGCACACGGCAACGGGCTTTGTGGCCTGGGGGCTGTGGCTGTTTGTCCATCTGGCCTACCTTATCGGGTTCCGCAACAGACTGTTCGTCATGGTCAACTGGGCATGGGACTATCTGTTCTTCGAGCGGTCCGTGCGGCTTATTCTTCCTCGTATTCCGTGGATTGAACGGCAAAGGCACTCTCCGGCTTCCTGTGTGGGAGATGATGAGAACAGGTCACAAGGCTCCGGCAAATGAACGGAGCGTAGCAGGGTCGGTCAGAGAAAAAGGCATCGCCAAAGGCAGGATATGTTCCTGCCTTTTTTGTTTTAATTCAGACTATTATGTTTGATAGGAACAAATTGGGGAACATTTCTGTTCCCAATGTGCGGATTTGATGCGGAACAGGCAGAAAACAGGCCAAAAACAGGTGCATGGTATCCCTGTTTCAGACTTTTGCGTTCATGAAGCGCACATATGTTGTTTGAAACTAATGCCAATAATTTAGCGAGTTGTTGTGTTATGAACATTTTCCACAGGCAGAAGCGAACAGTCTTCTGGCATATACGGTTGCTGAATGCAGATTGACCGGTGCAGGCTGTGGAAAAAAGAGAAAGCCCTGAAGTAATTTCAGGGCTTTTACCTTGTGAATGCAGATGAATAGCTATGTTGCGAACACTATAGAAGAACGAGCCGCACTCCCCACAGGGTCATCATGGCGTACAGGCCTGCAATGGCGTCGTCGACCATGACACCCCAGCCGTCGGGGAGCCAGTGTTCGGCATCGCGGATGGGATAGGGCTTGAAAATGTCAAAGAAGCGGAACAGGGCGAATGCCGCAATAATCCACTCCCAGCCGAGGCTGGCGAAGGGCAGCATGGTCAGCCACATGCCGAGCAGTTCGTCTATGACAATCTCGCCGGGGTCTTTTTTACCGAGCATTTTTTCAGCACGGGTAACGATCAGGCTGCCGAAAATGAAGATAAGCCCGAGAATGAGCACCCGCCATTCAAAAGAAAGCGGCAGAAAGAACAACGGGGCAGTAAGTGCGGCTGCGGCAGAGCCGACAGTGCCGGGAGCCTTGGGCGAAAGCCCGCAGGGACCGAGCCTGCTGGCCTGCAGGCAGAGTTCGTCCGAAAAAGTACGTTCATTCATGGGAGTGTTTGCTATCCTGTAAGCGTGAGTATCGGTAGAGAAAAAACGTCTATGATCCGTATGCTACAGATGGCGGGCGGAAAGTCA is a window encoding:
- a CDS encoding NAD(P)/FAD-dependent oxidoreductase, whose product is MSAYRSPDRKRVVIAGGGFAGLWAARALSRSAAVDVLVLDRNNYHTFLPLLYQVAAAELEPEQISYPLRGVFRSLDNVDFRLCCVTGADFHARIVHTDGGDVPYDYLLLAMGSNTEFFGVPGADEHAFRLKSLEQAIGLRNHILTRFEMAAHEPDPDIQRRMLTFTVVGGGPTGVEYAGALAELIRNPIAKDFPDFNTGQARVVLLEAGSGLLAGYPEKLRQYTFRRLSRMGVDVRLESTVASVEPYQVLLKGASPVATETVVWSAGIRGNRTADAMKLPLGRGRRVTVLPSLQIAEHPHVFAAGDLALPSSGESPMIAPNATQQGALAAENILRHIRGEEVRPFKYRDKGAMATIGRSSAVVRIGTHTATGFVAWGLWLFVHLAYLIGFRNRLFVMVNWAWDYLFFERSVRLILPRIPWIERQRHSPASCVGDDENRSQGSGK
- a CDS encoding phosphatidylglycerophosphatase A family protein, producing the protein MNERTFSDELCLQASRLGPCGLSPKAPGTVGSAAAALTAPLFFLPLSFEWRVLILGLIFIFGSLIVTRAEKMLGKKDPGEIVIDELLGMWLTMLPFASLGWEWIIAAFALFRFFDIFKPYPIRDAEHWLPDGWGVMVDDAIAGLYAMMTLWGVRLVLL